In a single window of the Luteibacter rhizovicinus DSM 16549 genome:
- a CDS encoding APC family permease, which produces MSHHAIRRDVGAFALMLTGLGSIIGSGWLFGAWHAAQLAGPGAVYAWIIGAVIILFIALTYAELGAMFPESGGMVRYGHYSHGSLVGFIAGWANWIAIVSVIPVEAEASVQYMASWPWEWAQWTKGLYVVTAGHGELTPPGLAIAAVLVMVYFFLNFWSVKLFAKSNTAITVFKLVVPAATGIALICTSYNPGNFHIGATGGTHAIDISSILTAVAISGIVFSFNGFQSPVNLAGEARNPGRSVPFAVIGSILLATVVYVLLQIAFIGAVPPDQLGKGWAGLEYASPFAQLATALMINWMAILLYADAFVSPSGTGATYTATTARMIYAMERNGQLPKIFGHIHPRFGIPRPAMWLNLVVSFLFLFFFRGWGTLAAVISVSTIISYLTGPVSVMTLRRTAPEMKRPLRIPGLPLLAALAFIFATELLYWAKWPLTGEIILLMVIALPLYFYYTAKSGWDDFRRHLAGAWWLIAYLPTIALVSYAGSSTFGGHNYIPYGYDLAVVAVIGIVFYFWGISAGWRTPMVEAARFNHDEMHGDEPVVPPSADEAARVTGQR; this is translated from the coding sequence ATGTCCCACCACGCTATCCGCCGCGACGTCGGCGCTTTCGCCCTGATGCTGACCGGCCTGGGCTCGATCATCGGCTCAGGCTGGCTGTTCGGCGCCTGGCACGCCGCCCAGCTCGCTGGTCCCGGCGCCGTCTACGCCTGGATCATCGGCGCCGTCATCATCCTCTTCATCGCCCTGACCTACGCGGAACTGGGTGCGATGTTCCCCGAGTCCGGCGGCATGGTGCGCTATGGCCACTACTCCCACGGGTCGCTGGTCGGCTTCATCGCCGGCTGGGCCAACTGGATCGCCATCGTCTCGGTGATCCCCGTCGAGGCCGAAGCCTCCGTCCAGTACATGGCCTCCTGGCCGTGGGAATGGGCGCAGTGGACCAAGGGCCTCTACGTGGTGACCGCCGGCCACGGCGAGCTGACGCCGCCGGGTCTGGCGATCGCCGCCGTGCTGGTGATGGTCTACTTCTTCCTGAACTTCTGGAGTGTGAAGCTGTTCGCCAAGAGCAATACGGCGATCACCGTCTTCAAGCTCGTCGTTCCGGCCGCCACGGGTATCGCGCTTATCTGCACGAGCTATAACCCGGGCAACTTCCACATCGGCGCCACCGGCGGCACCCACGCGATCGACATCTCGTCGATCCTCACCGCCGTCGCGATCTCGGGCATCGTCTTCAGCTTCAACGGTTTCCAGAGTCCGGTGAACCTGGCCGGCGAAGCACGCAATCCCGGGCGCAGCGTGCCCTTTGCGGTGATCGGCTCGATCCTGCTGGCGACCGTGGTCTACGTGTTGCTGCAGATCGCCTTTATCGGCGCGGTCCCGCCCGACCAGCTCGGCAAGGGCTGGGCCGGCCTCGAGTACGCCTCGCCGTTCGCCCAGCTGGCCACGGCCCTGATGATCAACTGGATGGCGATCCTGCTGTACGCGGATGCCTTCGTCAGCCCCAGTGGCACCGGCGCCACCTACACGGCCACCACCGCGCGCATGATTTACGCCATGGAGCGCAACGGCCAGCTGCCGAAGATCTTCGGCCATATCCACCCGCGCTTCGGCATTCCGCGCCCGGCCATGTGGCTGAACCTGGTGGTGAGCTTCCTGTTCCTGTTCTTCTTCCGTGGCTGGGGCACCCTGGCAGCGGTGATCTCGGTGTCGACGATCATTTCGTATCTCACCGGCCCGGTCAGCGTCATGACCCTGCGTCGCACGGCACCGGAGATGAAGCGTCCGTTGCGCATCCCCGGCCTGCCGTTGCTCGCCGCGCTCGCCTTCATCTTCGCCACCGAACTGCTGTACTGGGCGAAGTGGCCGCTCACCGGCGAGATCATCCTGCTGATGGTCATCGCCTTGCCCTTGTACTTCTACTACACCGCCAAGAGTGGCTGGGACGACTTCCGCCGTCACCTCGCCGGCGCCTGGTGGCTGATCGCCTACCTGCCGACGATTGCACTCGTGTCGTACGCGGGCAGCTCGACCTTCGGCGGCCACAACTACATTCCGTACGGCTACGACCTGGCCGTCGTCGCGGTGATCGGCATCGTCTTCTATTTCTGGGGCATTTCCGCCGGCTGGCGGACGCCGATGGTCGAAGCAGCGCGCTTCAACCACGACGAGATGCACGGGGATGAGCCGGTGGTGCCGCCTAGTGCGGACGAAGCGGCCAGGGTCACTGGCCAGCGCTGA
- a CDS encoding homoserine dehydrogenase encodes MSAVVVAPIVDVPPRTAVVLLGTGVVGRALLTLLATPAARSLRLVGAANSKRQHAFAGGVVAGEIAERLSKGRDGRENASLLAALDETGAERKVVIDATACAIEASRHAEWLSAGYHVVTANKALAGGQLSGWRALQAASANGSVYGDAATVGAGLPVLSTLRRLRQCGDSLLTLEGVFSGSLSWLFNQYDGSRPFSALLRDARRLGFTEPDPRSDLSGEDVARKLLIIARNAGFSLGSEEVEIESLVPEALRALDTKSFLERLEELDKPLLQRQEAASANGKVLRYLARLNQRGRARVGLFEVGPEHPASRLSGTDNQFALTTTRYHATPLVIQGPGAGPEITAQALLGDVLAI; translated from the coding sequence ATGAGCGCGGTGGTCGTGGCTCCTATCGTCGATGTGCCGCCGCGCACGGCTGTCGTACTGCTGGGCACGGGTGTCGTGGGCCGCGCGCTGCTGACGCTGTTGGCCACACCAGCGGCACGCTCGCTACGGCTCGTCGGTGCCGCCAATTCGAAGCGGCAGCACGCGTTCGCCGGCGGTGTTGTCGCGGGTGAAATCGCCGAGCGGCTGAGCAAGGGCAGGGATGGGCGCGAGAATGCGTCGCTGCTCGCCGCGCTGGACGAGACGGGTGCCGAACGTAAAGTGGTGATCGACGCCACGGCCTGCGCGATCGAGGCGAGCCGTCATGCCGAATGGCTTTCGGCGGGATATCACGTCGTGACGGCAAACAAGGCGCTTGCCGGTGGCCAGCTTTCCGGCTGGCGTGCGCTTCAGGCAGCATCGGCTAACGGTAGTGTGTACGGCGACGCCGCCACTGTCGGAGCCGGCCTGCCGGTCCTGTCCACCCTGCGTCGCCTGCGCCAGTGCGGCGACAGCCTGTTGACTCTCGAAGGCGTTTTCTCCGGGTCGTTGTCCTGGTTGTTCAACCAGTACGACGGCAGCCGCCCGTTCTCGGCCTTGCTGCGCGATGCCCGTCGCCTCGGTTTCACCGAGCCCGATCCTCGCTCAGATCTTTCTGGCGAAGACGTGGCACGCAAGCTGCTGATCATTGCTCGCAACGCGGGTTTTTCGCTCGGTAGCGAGGAAGTGGAAATCGAGAGTCTGGTGCCGGAGGCACTGCGCGCATTGGATACGAAGTCTTTCCTTGAACGCCTCGAAGAACTCGACAAACCGCTGCTTCAACGGCAGGAGGCGGCGAGCGCGAACGGCAAGGTGCTTCGCTATCTCGCGCGACTGAATCAGCGCGGTCGCGCCCGCGTCGGCCTGTTCGAAGTTGGCCCAGAGCATCCCGCATCGCGTCTGTCTGGCACGGATAACCAGTTTGCTCTCACGACCACGCGCTATCACGCGACGCCGCTCGTCATCCAGGGTCCAGGCGCCGGGCCGGAGATCACGGCGCAAGCACTGCTCGGCGACGTGCTGGCTATCTAG
- the metB gene encoding cystathionine gamma-synthase → MTDSRLCTRAVRAGIESDTQHGAVVPPLHLSTNYAFEGFGRKRAYDYSRSGNPTRDLLGEALAELEEGAGAVVTGSGMSAVALALELVPAGALVLAAHDCYGGTWRLLDAWAKKGRFSVRFVDFTDPTALADGLAARPALVWIETPSNPLLRITDVRHVSQAAHAVGALVVVDNTFLSPALQQPLKLGADIVVHSTTKYINGHSDVVGGAVIAADQAVAEQLKWWGNCNGLTGSPFDSFLTLRGVRTLAVRLRAHEENAHRIAERLDKHDAVSRIYYPGLASHPGHALAQRQQKGFGAMLSFEIAGGNDAIEAFVDGLRYFSLAESLGGVESLVAHPATMTHASMAPEARAVAGISDSLLRLSVGIEDGDDLLADLDAALARAAAVASVTSKRKVGA, encoded by the coding sequence ATGACCGATTCCCGCCTTTGTACCCGCGCCGTGCGCGCCGGTATTGAATCCGACACGCAGCACGGCGCCGTCGTGCCGCCGTTGCACCTGTCCACGAACTACGCGTTCGAGGGTTTCGGTCGCAAGCGTGCTTATGATTATTCGCGCAGCGGAAATCCCACGCGCGACCTCCTTGGCGAAGCACTGGCCGAGCTCGAGGAGGGCGCCGGTGCGGTGGTGACCGGTAGCGGCATGTCGGCCGTGGCGCTCGCCCTCGAGCTCGTTCCGGCCGGAGCCCTCGTGCTCGCCGCCCACGACTGCTACGGCGGCACATGGCGCCTGCTCGACGCCTGGGCGAAGAAGGGTCGTTTCAGCGTTCGCTTCGTCGACTTCACCGACCCCACGGCGCTCGCCGATGGCCTGGCTGCCCGGCCGGCGCTGGTCTGGATCGAAACGCCGTCCAATCCGCTGCTGCGGATCACCGACGTGCGCCACGTCTCGCAGGCGGCTCATGCGGTCGGTGCGCTCGTCGTCGTCGACAACACGTTCCTCTCGCCCGCCCTGCAGCAGCCGCTGAAACTGGGCGCCGATATCGTCGTGCACTCGACCACGAAGTACATCAACGGCCACAGCGATGTCGTCGGCGGTGCCGTGATCGCGGCGGACCAGGCTGTCGCCGAACAGCTGAAGTGGTGGGGCAACTGCAACGGACTGACCGGTTCACCGTTCGACAGTTTCCTCACGCTGCGTGGCGTGCGTACGTTGGCCGTCCGCCTGCGTGCGCATGAAGAGAATGCCCATCGCATCGCCGAGCGCCTGGACAAACACGATGCGGTCTCGCGCATTTACTATCCTGGTCTTGCCTCGCATCCCGGTCACGCCTTGGCTCAACGTCAGCAGAAGGGCTTCGGCGCGATGCTGAGTTTCGAGATCGCCGGCGGTAACGACGCGATCGAAGCCTTCGTCGACGGCCTGCGCTATTTTTCGCTGGCCGAGTCGCTCGGCGGCGTGGAAAGCCTTGTCGCTCATCCGGCAACGATGACGCACGCATCGATGGCTCCCGAGGCTCGCGCGGTAGCGGGCATTTCGGACAGTCTTCTGCGTCTGTCGGTTGGCATCGAAGACGGTGATGACCTGCTGGCCGACCTCGACGCGGCACTGGCCCGTGCCGCAGCGGTCGCCTCCGTTACCTCGAAACGCAAGGTCGGCGCATGA
- the metX gene encoding homoserine O-succinyltransferase MetX yields MSAEPHIVISLTEAVVSPAPRTAADLTEQRGTRQVSFTPKYGSDAVQVDVHYLWCGAAHAPTIIVQGGISADRDVCTGRERSSGWWQELVGRGAALDLDHYRVLSIDWLVPADLGGADSVSSEDQAAALAALVDELGIGRVHAFVGSSYGAMTGLAFAANHPDKLRSLVLLAGAHRPHPLSTAQRSIQRSIVRLGVESGRTDEALALARQLAMTTYRGSEEFSRRFAAGPELRDGRFHFPVEDYLEHAGRRFVERFEAERFLALSESIDLHDVAPERVAAPTTLVGFPSDRLVPLADLCELQRRLAGTATLEVVESPYGHDAFLKETVQLAPVLRHALNDCRGDH; encoded by the coding sequence ATGTCAGCAGAGCCACACATCGTGATCTCCCTCACCGAAGCGGTCGTCTCTCCCGCGCCGCGCACCGCGGCCGATCTCACCGAGCAGCGCGGCACCCGCCAGGTCTCGTTCACGCCGAAGTACGGCAGCGACGCGGTCCAGGTGGACGTCCACTACCTGTGGTGTGGCGCGGCGCACGCACCGACGATCATCGTGCAGGGCGGTATCTCCGCCGACCGCGATGTCTGCACCGGTCGGGAGCGGTCCAGCGGCTGGTGGCAAGAGCTGGTCGGTCGTGGCGCTGCCCTCGACCTCGATCATTACCGCGTGCTGTCGATCGACTGGCTGGTGCCGGCCGACCTCGGCGGCGCCGACTCGGTCTCGAGCGAAGACCAGGCGGCGGCGCTGGCGGCACTCGTCGACGAGTTGGGCATCGGTCGCGTGCACGCCTTCGTTGGCTCGTCCTACGGCGCGATGACCGGTCTCGCGTTCGCGGCGAATCACCCGGACAAGCTCAGGTCGCTCGTCCTTCTTGCAGGCGCCCACCGTCCGCATCCGCTCTCCACCGCACAGCGCTCGATCCAGCGCAGCATCGTCCGGCTCGGCGTGGAGTCAGGCCGCACGGACGAGGCACTCGCCCTCGCACGGCAGCTGGCCATGACGACGTACCGGGGCAGCGAAGAGTTCTCGCGTCGTTTCGCTGCCGGTCCGGAGCTGCGCGACGGTCGCTTCCACTTCCCGGTGGAGGATTACCTCGAGCACGCCGGGCGCCGTTTCGTCGAGCGTTTCGAGGCGGAGCGTTTCCTCGCCCTGTCCGAATCGATCGACCTGCACGACGTGGCGCCGGAGCGTGTCGCCGCACCGACGACCCTGGTCGGTTTCCCGTCCGATCGACTCGTTCCCCTGGCCGACCTGTGCGAGCTGCAGCGTCGCCTCGCTGGCACCGCCACCCTCGAAGTCGTGGAATCGCCCTATGGCCACGACGCCTTCCTGAAAGAAACCGTGCAGCTCGCTCCCGTGCTGCGTCACGCACTCAACGACTGTCGCGGAGACCACTAA
- a CDS encoding cysteine synthase A has product MTTYASFAAAVGNTPLLRLRHASEATGCEILGKAEFLNPGGSVKDRTALGLLEDAERQGLLRPGATLVEGTAGNTGIGLALLGASRGYRTLVVMPDTQSREKIDALHVAGAQVRLVPVVPFTDPGHYARTARRLAEEMNATDPGSAWFANQFDNTANRDWHEAHTGREIWEQTSGQIDGFVCAAGTGGTIAGVGRALKRHRPDIRIALADPAGSIFARYVQTGELVGEGSSISEGIGNSRITANFEGAPIDVAYSIPDDESVPVLHDLLRREGYCVGGSSGVNVAGALRLARELGPGHTIVTVLCDGGMRYQAKLFNPDFLRSKGIPVPTWLDEAFPAAADR; this is encoded by the coding sequence ATGACCACCTACGCCAGCTTCGCCGCCGCCGTCGGCAACACGCCCCTCCTCCGCCTGCGGCATGCCTCGGAGGCCACCGGCTGCGAGATCCTGGGCAAGGCCGAATTCCTGAATCCGGGCGGCTCGGTCAAGGACCGCACGGCGCTCGGCCTGCTCGAGGATGCCGAGCGGCAGGGCCTGCTGCGCCCCGGCGCCACCCTGGTCGAGGGCACGGCTGGCAATACCGGCATCGGCCTGGCCCTGCTGGGTGCCAGCCGCGGATACCGCACCCTGGTGGTCATGCCTGACACCCAGAGCCGGGAAAAGATCGACGCGCTTCACGTCGCCGGTGCCCAGGTCCGCCTCGTCCCCGTGGTTCCGTTCACGGATCCCGGCCACTACGCGCGGACCGCCCGCCGGCTGGCCGAGGAAATGAACGCGACGGACCCCGGCAGCGCCTGGTTCGCCAATCAGTTCGACAACACCGCCAATCGCGACTGGCACGAGGCCCATACCGGCCGGGAGATCTGGGAGCAGACCAGCGGCCAGATCGACGGCTTCGTCTGCGCCGCCGGCACCGGGGGCACCATTGCCGGCGTGGGCCGGGCCCTGAAGCGCCACCGCCCCGATATCCGGATCGCGCTGGCCGATCCCGCGGGCTCGATCTTCGCCCGCTACGTTCAAACGGGCGAGCTGGTCGGTGAAGGCAGCTCGATCAGCGAGGGCATCGGCAACAGCCGTATCACCGCCAATTTCGAGGGAGCGCCGATCGACGTCGCTTACTCCATCCCGGACGACGAGTCGGTCCCCGTGCTCCACGACCTGCTCCGCCGCGAGGGTTACTGCGTCGGCGGCTCCAGCGGCGTGAACGTGGCCGGCGCCCTGCGGCTGGCCCGCGAACTGGGCCCCGGCCACACCATCGTCACCGTCCTTTGCGACGGCGGCATGCGCTACCAGGCCAAGCTGTTCAATCCGGACTTCCTGCGCAGCAAGGGCATCCCCGTGCCGACGTGGCTGGACGAGGCCTTTCCGGCCGCCGCGGACCGATAG
- a CDS encoding peptide chain release factor 3, with protein sequence MSSHLTETRRRRSFAIVSHPDAGKTTLTEKLLLFGGAIQMAGSVKSRKAARHATSDWMALEKERGISVTSSVMQFPYDDAIVNLLDTPGHADFSEDTYRVLTAVDSALMVIDCAKGVEERTIKLMEVCRLRDTPIMTFINKLDREGRSPIELLDEVESVLGIACAPLTWPIGMGSRLKGVYHVLLDEVHVFEPGKNATRQDSTIFKGLDHPDLAARIGQAALDELREELELVIGASNPFDIDAYLAGKQTPVFFGSAVNNFGVQLLLDFFVEHAPSPRSRDTLTREVKPDEEKLTGFVFKIQANMDPAHRDRVAFMRVCSGTYTAGMKMQQTRTGKEVRIANALTFMASDREIVERAYPGDVIGLHNHGSITIGDTFTEGEPLSFTGIPNFAPELFRRARLRDPMKMKALQKGLAQLSEEGATQFFRPLMSNDLILGAVGVLQFDVVAYRLKDEYNVDSAFEQVGVSTARWIHCDDPKKLEEFREKNAGNLAIDGAGELVYLAPTRVNLQLAQERWPTVRFAATREHAASVDV encoded by the coding sequence ATGTCCTCACACCTCACCGAAACCCGCCGCCGGCGCAGCTTCGCCATCGTCAGCCATCCTGACGCCGGCAAGACGACGCTGACCGAAAAGCTGCTGCTGTTCGGCGGCGCGATCCAGATGGCCGGCTCGGTGAAGAGCCGCAAGGCGGCGCGCCACGCCACCTCCGACTGGATGGCACTGGAAAAGGAACGCGGCATCTCGGTGACCTCGTCGGTCATGCAGTTCCCGTACGACGACGCCATCGTGAACCTGCTCGACACCCCGGGCCACGCGGACTTCTCGGAAGATACCTATCGTGTGCTCACCGCGGTCGACTCGGCCCTGATGGTGATCGACTGCGCGAAGGGCGTCGAGGAACGCACCATCAAGCTGATGGAAGTCTGCCGGTTGCGTGACACGCCGATCATGACCTTCATCAACAAGCTCGATCGCGAAGGCCGTTCACCGATCGAACTGCTCGATGAAGTCGAGTCCGTGCTCGGCATCGCCTGCGCACCACTCACCTGGCCGATCGGCATGGGTTCGCGCCTGAAGGGTGTCTACCACGTGCTTCTCGACGAAGTGCATGTCTTCGAACCGGGCAAGAACGCCACCCGCCAGGATTCGACCATCTTCAAGGGTCTCGACCATCCGGATCTCGCCGCGCGCATCGGCCAGGCCGCGCTGGACGAACTGCGCGAGGAACTCGAACTGGTGATCGGCGCATCGAATCCGTTCGACATCGACGCCTACCTCGCAGGCAAGCAGACGCCTGTCTTCTTCGGCTCGGCGGTGAACAATTTCGGCGTGCAGCTGCTGCTCGACTTCTTCGTCGAACATGCCCCGTCGCCGCGCTCGCGCGACACGCTCACGCGCGAAGTGAAGCCCGACGAAGAGAAGCTCACCGGCTTCGTCTTCAAGATCCAGGCGAACATGGATCCGGCGCATCGCGACCGCGTTGCCTTCATGCGCGTGTGCTCAGGCACGTATACCGCGGGCATGAAGATGCAGCAGACGCGCACGGGCAAGGAAGTGCGCATCGCCAATGCACTGACCTTCATGGCCTCCGATCGCGAGATCGTCGAGCGCGCCTACCCCGGTGACGTGATCGGCCTGCACAACCACGGCAGCATCACCATCGGCGACACCTTCACCGAAGGCGAGCCACTCTCGTTCACCGGCATCCCCAATTTCGCGCCGGAGCTGTTCCGTCGTGCACGCCTGCGCGACCCGATGAAGATGAAGGCCCTGCAAAAGGGTCTCGCGCAGCTGTCCGAAGAAGGCGCCACGCAGTTCTTCCGCCCGCTGATGTCGAACGATCTCATCCTGGGCGCCGTCGGCGTGCTGCAGTTCGACGTCGTCGCCTATCGGTTGAAGGACGAATACAACGTGGATTCGGCGTTCGAACAGGTGGGGGTCTCCACCGCGCGATGGATCCACTGCGACGACCCGAAAAAGCTCGAGGAATTCCGCGAGAAGAACGCCGGCAACCTGGCGATCGACGGCGCGGGCGAGCTGGTTTACCTGGCTCCGACACGCGTGAACCTGCAGCTCGCCCAGGAACGCTGGCCGACCGTGCGCTTCGCCGCCACCCGCGAACACGCCGCCTCAGTCGACGTGTAA
- a CDS encoding FAD-dependent oxidoreductase — MAIPSENDPSSPMNRREQTFPHLNEEMSARLVKYGVEEVVPAGTMLFRRGERRVDYFFVIEGSIEVYDTAEDGTPNIFVVHGPNQFTGEVDLFSERKIMVNGRAGTETRLVRMNPASFRKLVSGEPDIGEIIMRAFILRRVGLIQSGQGGVILAGSAHAADTARLRSFLIRNGYPYRLLDTDIDEDARHLLDGFGLDPSECPVVIMPDRRVLRCPTNGELADDLGISIELDKDHVHDVVVVGAGPAGLAAAVYAASEGLDTLVIESLAPGGQAGTSSKIENYLGFPTGISGQALSGRAQVQAMKFGAHMAIARTVESVDCGGHPYRLTLDDGSVASARAIVIATGARYRKLEHVDYERFEGQGIHYAATAMEAQLCAGEEVAVVGGGNSAGQAAMFLARTVAHVHILVRGNGLAATMSDYLVQRILQSPRITLHTHCQIDHLDGDAYLREVGWSCSAGGAQERKKIGALFVMIGAEPNTSWLQGCLDLDKKGFVLTGRDADGYATPSPYATTLRGVFAVGDVRSGSVKRVASGVGEGSVVVQAIHRFLNPPL, encoded by the coding sequence ATGGCCATACCGTCCGAAAACGATCCGTCGAGCCCGATGAATCGCCGTGAGCAGACCTTCCCGCACCTCAACGAGGAGATGTCCGCTCGGCTGGTGAAATACGGGGTGGAGGAGGTCGTGCCCGCCGGCACGATGCTGTTCCGTCGCGGTGAGCGCCGCGTCGACTATTTTTTCGTGATCGAGGGCTCCATCGAGGTTTACGACACGGCCGAGGACGGCACGCCGAACATCTTCGTCGTGCACGGTCCCAACCAGTTCACCGGTGAAGTGGACCTCTTCAGCGAACGCAAGATCATGGTCAACGGGCGGGCGGGCACGGAGACCCGCCTGGTGCGCATGAATCCGGCCAGTTTCCGCAAGCTGGTTTCGGGCGAGCCGGACATCGGCGAAATCATCATGCGCGCCTTCATCCTGCGGCGCGTGGGGTTGATCCAGAGCGGCCAGGGCGGGGTGATCCTGGCGGGCTCGGCGCACGCTGCGGACACCGCCCGGCTGCGCAGCTTCCTGATCCGCAATGGCTACCCGTACCGCCTGCTCGATACGGATATCGACGAGGACGCCCGGCACCTGCTCGACGGCTTCGGACTCGATCCGAGCGAGTGCCCCGTGGTGATCATGCCGGACCGGCGCGTGCTGCGCTGCCCGACCAATGGCGAACTCGCTGACGACCTTGGCATCAGCATCGAACTGGACAAGGACCACGTCCACGACGTCGTGGTGGTCGGAGCCGGTCCGGCTGGACTGGCCGCCGCCGTCTACGCGGCCTCCGAAGGGCTCGACACCCTGGTCATCGAGTCGCTCGCGCCCGGCGGGCAGGCCGGTACCAGTTCGAAGATCGAAAACTATCTGGGCTTCCCGACCGGCATTTCGGGTCAGGCACTGTCGGGTCGTGCCCAGGTGCAGGCGATGAAGTTCGGCGCGCATATGGCGATCGCGCGCACCGTGGAAAGCGTCGATTGCGGTGGTCACCCTTACCGGCTCACCCTGGACGACGGCAGCGTCGCATCGGCCCGCGCCATCGTGATCGCCACAGGGGCGCGCTATCGCAAGCTCGAGCACGTCGACTACGAACGTTTCGAGGGCCAGGGTATCCACTACGCGGCCACCGCGATGGAAGCGCAGCTGTGCGCGGGAGAAGAGGTGGCCGTGGTCGGCGGTGGCAACAGTGCGGGCCAGGCGGCGATGTTCCTCGCACGCACGGTCGCCCACGTGCATATCCTGGTTCGCGGCAACGGACTGGCCGCGACCATGTCGGACTATCTCGTGCAGCGCATCCTGCAGTCCCCGCGTATCACCCTGCACACGCACTGCCAGATCGATCACCTCGATGGCGATGCCTACCTGCGTGAAGTGGGCTGGTCGTGCAGCGCCGGTGGTGCGCAGGAGCGCAAGAAAATCGGTGCGTTGTTCGTGATGATCGGCGCCGAGCCGAATACCTCGTGGTTGCAGGGCTGTCTGGACCTGGACAAGAAGGGCTTCGTACTGACCGGTCGCGATGCGGACGGTTACGCCACGCCGTCGCCTTATGCGACGACGCTACGTGGTGTCTTCGCCGTCGGTGACGTGCGCTCGGGCTCGGTCAAGCGCGTGGCGTCCGGTGTGGGCGAGGGCTCGGTGGTCGTCCAGGCCATCCACCGGTTCCTCAACCCACCTCTTTAA
- a CDS encoding CPBP family intramembrane glutamic endopeptidase — protein MFAAETVVTPPGRPARLLRSPIARLVVFFTLLKLFQWVAGEAWTALGLPPGFVPFRDTTLVMELLRLGPIVLAYALLVGLLERRRVDELAPAKAAPHLLLGLMGGALCFSLIVATLWALGAFVVDGVNRDVDWVGRILVMGVGAGIGEEIVSRGVIFRIIEEGLGTWAALLVSAAVFGGLHAWNPNATAWSVVAIALEAGLLFGLLYHVTRSLWVCMGAHAAWNVAQGPFYGIPVSGFEQRGLLASHMQGPTWLTGGAFGAEASVVALCICSLATSVCLAVAIRRGSLVPPPWRRPGTQPG, from the coding sequence ATGTTCGCTGCCGAGACCGTCGTCACACCACCGGGCCGCCCGGCCCGCCTGCTTCGATCGCCGATCGCCAGGCTGGTCGTTTTCTTCACCTTGCTGAAGCTGTTCCAATGGGTCGCCGGCGAGGCGTGGACCGCGCTGGGACTGCCCCCGGGATTCGTTCCCTTTCGCGACACCACGCTGGTGATGGAACTGCTGCGACTGGGGCCCATCGTGCTGGCCTATGCCTTGCTGGTGGGGCTGCTGGAGCGGCGCCGGGTCGACGAACTCGCGCCGGCAAAGGCCGCGCCCCACCTGCTCCTCGGCCTGATGGGAGGCGCGCTGTGCTTCTCCCTGATCGTGGCGACCCTGTGGGCGCTGGGCGCCTTCGTCGTCGACGGCGTGAACCGCGACGTCGACTGGGTCGGACGCATCCTCGTCATGGGGGTCGGGGCGGGTATCGGCGAGGAAATCGTCAGTCGCGGCGTGATCTTCCGCATCATCGAGGAAGGCCTCGGCACCTGGGCCGCCTTGCTGGTCTCGGCCGCGGTCTTCGGCGGCCTGCACGCCTGGAACCCCAATGCGACCGCCTGGAGCGTCGTCGCCATCGCCCTCGAGGCAGGCCTGCTGTTCGGCCTCCTCTACCACGTCACCCGCTCGCTCTGGGTTTGCATGGGCGCCCATGCCGCGTGGAACGTCGCCCAGGGCCCGTTCTACGGCATCCCCGTCTCGGGCTTCGAGCAACGTGGCCTGCTCGCCTCGCACATGCAGGGACCCACCTGGCTCACGGGGGGCGCCTTCGGCGCCGAAGCCTCCGTCGTCGCCCTGTGCATCTGTTCGCTCGCCACCTCCGTATGTCTTGCCGTGGCGATCCGCCGCGGCAGCCTCGTCCCGCCGCCGTGGAGAAGACCCGGCACTCAACCTGGCTGA